One Microlunatus soli genomic window carries:
- a CDS encoding TetR/AcrR family transcriptional regulator, which produces MVNTIDGAQRRHLLAEAVWRLILRGGLAAATVRGVADEAGLSAGSVRHFFTSQADLHIFAMTELIDTVSARVATAAEEPDLERRVRAMLEELLPLTDRSRSEFSAYLEFVIRSRTDERLRPVTERSVLAVRELLSTVLDGMQQLGLIAPELAITAETVRLQGLLDGLTLRLVIAPDTLTVAQARRSVDDHLQALRPAQSRKQQPTTKASS; this is translated from the coding sequence ATGGTCAACACGATCGACGGCGCACAGCGTCGCCACCTGCTTGCCGAGGCGGTCTGGCGGCTGATCCTGCGCGGTGGCCTGGCCGCGGCCACCGTCCGCGGGGTCGCCGACGAGGCCGGTCTGTCGGCAGGATCGGTCCGGCACTTCTTCACCAGCCAGGCGGATCTGCACATTTTTGCGATGACCGAACTGATCGACACGGTCTCGGCCCGGGTGGCGACCGCGGCCGAGGAACCGGATCTGGAACGCCGGGTCCGCGCGATGCTCGAGGAACTGCTGCCGCTCACCGACCGCAGCCGCAGCGAGTTCTCCGCCTATCTCGAGTTCGTCATCCGATCCCGCACCGATGAGCGGTTGCGACCCGTCACCGAGCGATCGGTGCTGGCGGTGCGCGAGTTGTTGTCGACGGTGCTGGACGGCATGCAGCAGCTCGGACTGATCGCCCCGGAGCTGGCGATCACCGCCGAGACCGTCCGGCTGCAGGGCCTGCTGGACGGTCTGACGCTCCGACTGGTGATCGCGCCCGACACCCTGACCGTGGCACAGGCGCGCCGGTCGGTCGATGATCATCTCCAGGCCCTGCGACCTGCGCAGTCGAGGAAGCAGCAGCCGACGACAAAGGCGTCGTCGTGA
- a CDS encoding TetR/AcrR family transcriptional regulator, with protein sequence MSEARSRLLRSATELFYSEGLHSVGVDKVIATARVTRATMYRHFPSKDDLVVAYLTQADQAVRSQVEAARSSGGDPEEVIRAVGRTIAEDIQRPGFRGCAFLNAAAEYPDPAHPVHQAVQRQRQWFLDTVTELFADAGERDPGPAARHFVMLRDGAMAAGCLSDPKPIGETLQRGIDGLLRFRNGGRQPA encoded by the coding sequence ATGTCGGAAGCACGATCACGCCTGCTCCGCTCGGCGACCGAGCTGTTCTACTCCGAGGGACTGCATTCGGTCGGGGTGGACAAGGTGATCGCCACGGCTCGGGTGACGCGTGCCACGATGTATCGGCATTTTCCGAGCAAGGACGACCTGGTCGTCGCCTATCTGACGCAGGCCGATCAGGCCGTCCGCAGCCAGGTCGAGGCCGCCCGGTCCTCCGGCGGCGATCCCGAAGAGGTCATTCGCGCCGTCGGCCGGACGATCGCCGAGGACATCCAGCGACCGGGCTTCCGCGGCTGCGCCTTCCTGAACGCTGCCGCGGAATATCCCGATCCGGCCCACCCGGTGCACCAGGCGGTGCAGCGGCAACGGCAGTGGTTCCTGGACACCGTCACCGAACTGTTCGCCGACGCCGGCGAGCGGGACCCCGGCCCTGCGGCCCGGCACTTCGTCATGCTGCGCGACGGCGCGATGGCGGCCGGATGCTTGTCCGATCCGAAACCGATCGGCGAAACGCTGCAGCGCGGGATCGACGGGTTACTGCGTTTCCGCAACGGCGGGCGACAACCGGCCTGA